The genome window CGTGGCGCGCGCCCTCGCCGTGGCCGGCTGGCTGGGCGCCTTCGAGGCGCGCTGGCAGGCCACCGGCCAAGCGGTCGGGCAGGGCAGCTTCGACCTGGTGCTCGACCTGTGCGCGGCGCGCCTGATCCCCAGCCACCAGCGGCCGCACGGCTACTACGCCCCCGGCGAGGACGAGGCCGCGCGCCGCGCGGCCGCCGAGGCCTTGCTCGACATGGTGGGCGAGTTCGAGAAGCCGAAGTATTTCAACTACCGCGAGCGCCTGTGTGCGCACGGCCGCAACGGCCGTCCGGGCTGCAGCGCCTGCCTGGACGTCTGCTCGGCCAAGGCCATCCTCGACGATGGCGAACGGGTCAAGGTCAACCCCTACCTGTGCGCCGGCTGCGGCGCCTGCTCCACGGTCTGCCCGACCGGCGCCATCAGCTACGCCTATCCGCCGGTGCAGCTCACCGGCAAGCGCGTCCTGGCGCTGCTGCGCGCCTACCGCGAGGCGGGGGGGCAGGAGCCGGTGCTCCTGCTGCACGACGGCGGCGGGGCGGCCTTGCTGGAGCAGCTCGGTCCCGAGGTGCCGGGGCGGGTGCTGCCGCTGGCCCTGCAGCATGCGGCCGCCACCGGCATCGACCTGTGGCTTGCCGCCCTGGCCTATGGCGCCAGCGGGGTGGCGGTGCTGATGACGGACCAGCACGCGCCCCAGTACCTGGCCGCGCTCGACCAGCAGATGCGGATCGCCCAGGCGGTGCTCGACGGCCTGGGCTACGCCGGCCCGCACTTCCAGCTGCTGCGCGTGGAGGCGCCGGAGGAGCTGGCGCTGGCCCTGCGCCACGCGCCGCGCGGCCAGGTCGCGCGCGAGCCGGCGGTGTTCCACGTGGCCGGGGACAAACGCAACACCCTCGATTTCGCCCTCGACCACCTGCACCGGCACGCGCCGCAGCAGCCGGCCCGGGTGGCCCTGCCGGCCGGCGCGCCTTTCGGGGCCATCGCCGTCGACCGCGACAAGTGCAGCCTGTGCATGTCCTGCGTCGGCGCCTGCCCGGCGGCCGCCGTGCAGGACGGCCAAGGCCTGCCCCAGCTGCGCTTCATCGAGAAGAACTGCGTGCAGTGCGGCCTGTGCGCGGCCACCTGTCCCGAGGACGCGATCCGGCTCGAGCCGCGCATGAGCTTCGAGGGAAGCCGCCTGCAGGCGGTGGTGCTGAACGAGTCGCAACCCTTCCACTGCATCCGCTGCAGCAAGCCCTTCGGCACCCTGCAGATGGTCGAGAACATGCTCGGCCGCCTGGCCAGCCACCCGGCCTTCGCCGCCAACCTGGACCGCCTGCGCATGTGCGGCGACTGCCGCGTGATCGACATGATGCAGCCCCAGGACGAGATGCAGGTGACGGTCCTCAAGCGCGACTGAGGCGCTGCGCCGGGCCGGCACGGCGGATGAGCGCCTCGCCGCCCCGCCGGCGCGAAACAATGGCAAAATGGTCAAGAAGGACGGGGCATCCCATCGCAGCCTGGTGGGCGAGCCCTGCGGTTTTCCGTCGAACGAACAGGAGACAGCACACCATGACGCCAACCCAGCGCTTCCTGCAGGCGCGCGATTTCCTCCAGCAGCACCGCACCGACTACGAGACCGCCTACCGCGGCTACCAGCGGCCCCGCTTCGAGAATTTCAACTGGGCCCTCGACTTCTTCGACCACCAGGCCAGGGACAACCACGCGCCGGCCCTGTGGGTGGTCGACGAGGACGGCTCGGAGCAGAAGATCTCCTTCGCCGACATGGCGGCGCGTTCGAGCCAGGTGGCGGAATGGCTACGCCAGGCCGGGGTGGAGCGCGGCGACCGCGTGCTGCTGATGCTCCCGAACCGGGTCGAGCTGTGGGAGATCATGCTGGCCGGAATCAAGCTCGGCGCGGTGCTGGTGCCGACCACCATGCTGGTGTCCGGCGCCGACCTGGCCGACCGCCTCGAGCGCGGCCGCATCAAGCATGTGATCGCCCAGGCTTCCGAGGCCCACAAGTTCGAGGCCTTGCCGGGCAACTACACCCGCATCGCGGTCGGCGGCGCCCTGGAAGGCTGGCGCGACTTCGACGACTGCCGCTCCACCCTGGCCGTGTTCACGCCCGAGGGCGAGACCCGCGCCACCGACCCGCTGCTGCTGTATTTCACCTCCGGCACCACGGCCAAGCCCAAGCTGGTGCTGCACAGCCACCAGAGCTATCCGGTTGGCCACCTGTCGACCATGTACTGGATCG of Massilia sp. KIM contains these proteins:
- a CDS encoding 4Fe-4S binding protein; amino-acid sequence: MNIRLNDGAPADPLGNGRDALARSAALAALAAIPAFEAAITVGYRSAGRLLVAGPAAQALPWADRLAGALPVTAIVLDEPTDGVARDYPVHVARALAVAGWLGAFEARWQATGQAVGQGSFDLVLDLCAARLIPSHQRPHGYYAPGEDEAARRAAAEALLDMVGEFEKPKYFNYRERLCAHGRNGRPGCSACLDVCSAKAILDDGERVKVNPYLCAGCGACSTVCPTGAISYAYPPVQLTGKRVLALLRAYREAGGQEPVLLLHDGGGAALLEQLGPEVPGRVLPLALQHAAATGIDLWLAALAYGASGVAVLMTDQHAPQYLAALDQQMRIAQAVLDGLGYAGPHFQLLRVEAPEELALALRHAPRGQVAREPAVFHVAGDKRNTLDFALDHLHRHAPQQPARVALPAGAPFGAIAVDRDKCSLCMSCVGACPAAAVQDGQGLPQLRFIEKNCVQCGLCAATCPEDAIRLEPRMSFEGSRLQAVVLNESQPFHCIRCSKPFGTLQMVENMLGRLASHPAFAANLDRLRMCGDCRVIDMMQPQDEMQVTVLKRD